The DNA region aggtatttttaaattttttaaaaaaaatcaactcatattgcgagaagtgagttgagcctcggggcacgccgaggtatttttagtttatgttttaaattgactcatattgcgagaggtgagttaagccttttaatttttgttttttaaaatcaactcatattgcgagaaatgagttgagcctcaagacacgttgaggtatttttaaattttttttaaaaaaatcaactcatattgcgagaagtgagttgagcctcggggcacgccgaggtatttttagtttatgttttaaattgactcatattgcgagaggtgagttaagccttttaatttttgtttttcaaaaatcaactcatattgtgagaagtgagttgagcctcggggcacgccgaggtatttttagtttatgttttaaattgactcatattgcgagaggtgagttaagccttttaatttttgtttttcaaaatcaactcatattgcgagaaatgagttgagcctcaagacacgttgaggtatttttaaatttaaaaaaaaaatcaactcatattgcgagaagtgagttgagcctcggggcacgccgaggtatttttagtttatgttttaaattgactcatattgcgagaggtgagttaagccttttaatttttgtttttcaaaaatcaactcatattgcaagaggtgagttgagcctcggctcacatgctgaggtattttcaatttatgtttttttcaatctatgcttttcaaaaatcaacttatattgcgagaggtgagttgagcctcaaggcacgctgaggtattttcaatttctgctttactaattctacttttcaaatcaactcatattgcaagaggtgagttgagtctcaggccacacgctgaggtcttttcaaattctgtttttaatttctgtttttttaatttctgtgtttcaaaaaaaaatcaactcatattggaagaggtgagttgagcctcagggcacgctgaggtattttcaatttctacttttcaatttctgtttttcaaaaatcaactcatattgcgagaggtgagttgagccttttaatttctatttttcaaaaaccaactcatattgcgagaggtgagttgagcctttttctatttttcaaaaaatcaactcatattgcgagaggtgagttgagccttttgcaaattctgttttcaactcatattgcgagaagtgagttgagccttggctcacgtgctgagctattttcaatttctatttttaatgtctagttttaaagagtcaattcatattgcgagaaatgagttgagctcaggatcacatgccgagtaaagaataaagattggacaattgaacaaaatttagtgcttttaagtctttgcactatccttgtttcacaatgatgagcaaagaggggcagttgtaagcactaaatttttgtccgactagaatttgtgtttaattttcaaaatttcaaaaaaaaatttaaaaaaataaaaattgcattttgacccctaaacttttcctaaatttcattttgacccttaaactttcattaaatttcattttaatcctaaattttctaaaaattacatttagccccagaagttttgctgcatttgtgatttggtccttcagacaggttacgtgatttggggcacccacttcccagattttcaggcctCCCCTCTCCGCTGCCACCTGAAAACAAAGAGAAAGAAGACAAAAATCAAgagattaaaaagaaaatgaaaagagagaGGGAGGGGGGATTCCACAACCGAAGAAAAAACAGCAAAGaaaccaaaaaaatcaaaatagcaGCAATCAAAAGTCACCGCCGTTGCACCAACGCCACCGTGCCCACCGCCGCAACACCACCGTCGTCAACACCTACAACTCAAACAAGCAAAGCAACAagcaaaaaaggagaaaataaaaacagcaactgaaaacaaaaaaaaaaagagaaaagaagagaagaagaaagaagaagagaagaggagACGCAGGAGACCGTCGCATCGGGCGGAGGAAGCGGCTACGGCGAGGAAGAGCAAGGTCGAAgggaagaaggaagaagaaggaaaggaaaaagagaggaacaaaggaaagaagaaagggaaagaaaaaaagaaaaaaataaaaaattacaacagCTGGGCCAACCCGACCCGACAACCCGGGTCCGACCCGAATAGTAGACCCGATCCGTGCTGCCAGCAGGCCACACCAGCAGCAACAGCAGGCCTGCTccaagaaaaaaaaccaaaaaagaaacaGCAAAAAAACAATAGGCCAGCAACTAGAAAAACAAAGCAGGCCCAAACCAAGCCCAGTGCAGCCCAATCCAGCAGCAAATTCAGCCTAACAAGAAGCAGGCCACCCCAAGCTAGCACCAGCAACCCAGGCCCGCGCGCCAACCCAgcagagagaaaaaaagaaaaaaaaagaaaaaagaaaaaacaagaaaaaagggGTTCAATTTTGCGTTACCCGTTCGGCGAAGCTCGTGTCCCAAGATTTTTCGGTAATTtcgttttttaattttaatttaatgcttgtatttttttcgttttaatattattagtattttatgcattttttataCTTTggcatttatatttttaatttaatttaatttaatttaatttaatttaattcaatttttattttattttaaatacttttaataaataaggcaacgaatcgatttaacatgaaCTCGTTGATTTCATCGCGTGAATATCACCGGTTCGCGTTAAAATCGATACGCCCTTTTAAAAatcgaaaatattcaaaaaaattcgtatttttagaaaaaagaTCCTCGCGTTTCGAAATTTTCGtgtcttcaaaaaaatttctcgtgttttcaaaaataaggtaacgaatcgatttgacactaattcgttgATTTCATTGCTATATTGAGTGAATATCACCGATTAGTGTTAAATGCGATACGTGCTTAATgaaaaatcagaaaatttttcgtgttttcaaaaattctcgtgttttcaaaaaattttatttttcaaaatttttcgtgttttctaaaaatttccatatttctaaaattttcgtgtCTAAAAAATttcgtattttcaaaaattttttatttttttcaacaattCTCGAGTTtcacaaattctcgtgttttaaaattttttatgttttaaaaaaataaatttctcgtgtttcaaaaaaattgtcatgttttaaaaattttcatgtttctaaAATGTTTGTATTTCAAAAAatcctcgtgttttcaaaaattctaatgtttaaaaaatcttcgtgttttcaaaattctagtgtttcaaaaattttcatgttttcaaaaatttcccctgttttcaaaaattctcgtattttgaaaattttcttgttttcaaaaaaaaaactttcgtgTTTTATAAATgtccgtgttttcaaaaaaattctcgtctttcaaaaattttcgtgttttcaaaaaattgaccttgtttcataaatttccgcgtttcaaaaaaaaatcttcgtgtttcataatttatcaaaatttttgtgttttcaaaataaaattttgtgttttaaaaaaattctaatgttTCAAAAACtgtcgtgttttcaaaaattcccgtgttaaaaaaattttgtgttttcgtgttttcaaaaaatttttgtgtttcaaaaatcttcgtgttttcaaaaattattattttgtttcaaagttctcgtgtttaaaaacaaaaaagggtTTTCTCaagtttcaatcggatcacaattaaatattaaattgaacttgtatttttgaaaatcaagacaacgcGCGTTttacgagataccaattttgggcgtcgcgagggtgctaataccttcctcgcacgtaaccgactcccgaaccctaattttctctggatttttacgtggacctaaaattgcctcttttttagaaaagtttaaaaataaatttttcttctgaaaagagaattttgtaggtgtccgatcacacctgaaaaaaagatcggtggcgactccttttcaAATAAAGTCGagattcaattttcaaatttttaataatcaCTTCAATTAGCGCCCGTActccaaatttttaggtcgctacattTGTACTTTAACTTTCCAAAAATTTATGATCCATTTTTGGTCCCTAAATAACTTTCTAACTTCATCTCTACCTCGTTGATTATATAAGACGCATTGTTTCAACTTCGAAGAAGTTATCAATATAAacttaataaattcaaaaaagtTCACGACAATTCTAATGGTAAATTTTACGAAATTGAAAACAAATAAGGCAATTCAAAAGAACAAAAAAtctctctaaaaaaaattatatattgacctaacttaataaaaaaaattaaggaaactTTCATGATAACTCTTTAGACAATTTTCACGAAATTGAAGTAGTAGGGCAATAGGGAAAACAAAGTTCCAAATCCCTAAGAAAAGGATAAAAGGATCCCAAAGAAGGGTGTAAAGCCAAAAAACAATGAAAATTGGTGTAGGAAAAATGCTTAATGTACCCTACATTTAGGTGCTAGTGGgtccatttaataataaaaaaacattaacatTTTTACTTTTCTCTCTTAAAATAAGGATATGATTGGTGGGAAATATATAAATCTTCATTATGAAATaagtttttttaacaataatttcaGCTTAAAATTACTCATATACAGTCTTTAATTTATAAATAGAATGATAATATATTTCAACGCATTTGAACTCACTTCCTCATATATTAACAACAATGTCGATGTCAattaaattaagactcaatctACTGAAATAAGTATTTAACTCTTAAcaacctttttcttattttagcgtaataaaatataacttaattactTGAGATAAATCTATGGTTTATGAATTTCTTAAAACTTgaataattttgattatttggtcgttggaaaatatttttatgacaaaatcatgaaattaaaattttactatgAATAATTACGAAtttagattatttaaaaaaattaaatcttttaatgTGATTAGAGATTAGATTTCAACAAATCACACTTCTTTACATCTCCTAAACattacttatatttaattatatataattatatatataacctacttaattattacattttcaaaaaaaaaaaaacatagttgaGACAGCTTGGTGTCTTTATCTCAAAGCCTCAAACCCTTTCTGCTTCCTCACTTGATTCCTCAATATTCCTGCAAAAATccaataaaatgtaattaaattcttaatataaggatttttatggtatttttacagataaatttatatatttttataagagaAAAGAAACGCCATTGATGTACCTTGAGGTTTACAGTTAGGAGGTTCTTCAAAGAGAGACAAAGAAAGCTGTTTATAAGCAAGACCAATGTCAAACAAAATGAGACCAGATTTAGGGTCATCAACGATGATGTCTTTGACAGGCAACCAAAGGAATAACTCTTCTTGGCTTAAACCAACCACACCAATGAGACTACCATAGCTAAGGTTAGCCCTCACAACACTGTCGAAAAAAACCCTATTCTCATACTTGGTCAAGCAAGGCTCGTCGAGGAACACCTCGAGTGTTCCATTATCGGAAAGTGTGTACGATTTCACTTCCTTTGGGAGTAACCCTTTGGGCAAGCCTCTAGAAAGGAGGAGATCATGGATTGAAGGCGGTGGCGGTGAAGACGAAAGTAAGGGTGAAATCAAAGAAACTAAGGTGAGGAAAACATGAAGGAATTTTATGGGTTTTTGGGTGGTaatgaaatgtgccatggatgatgTTAATCTTGTTTCAAATGCATAGAAAAGATGtgaacaaaaatgaaattaaaaggaaaaggaaaggttttAAGAGGAAAATTGggtgttttaagaaaaaaaaagtttagaaaatgGGAAATGACTAATTTGTCCTCGTTTGGTGAATGGGGTCCAATTTACAAATAAAGGGTGTGTGGTTTGATTaaggtttaattaattttcttgtaatttatcacctaatgAACATTAATTGAATATCTTacttttggtttatttttatatatacatacattatatttttttccctaatttgggtttacttttatattatgaatttaCAAGtgtaatgaaaaattattaatccgtatatattaaatcaaaaaataaactgatcctttttattaaaaattgacgTAACTAATAGAATAATTAGACAGTTACACATAGTGTGCCACATGTACCTCATTCTGATGTATAAGgcctagtttttaatagtaaaaatagatagaatttttaataaaaagaataatttacttgttaatcaaatatataaatactaatttatctagttttaagtaaaagaaacaaaatacaatctaaaatcttaatacaaaaattttcatAGTATTTTTACctcaaaatttcaattaaccATTGTTGTAGAGGTCAATGACTTGTGTTGCTCAACATTAGGTCCCACATTCAGACGTCAGTGACTGCTTTTCCTTCtccattgataaaaaaaattcaagtatataatgtataaaa from Gossypium hirsutum isolate 1008001.06 chromosome A04, Gossypium_hirsutum_v2.1, whole genome shotgun sequence includes:
- the LOC107940864 gene encoding uncharacterized protein, with translation MAHFITTQKPIKFLHVFLTLVSLISPLLSSSPPPPSIHDLLLSRGLPKGLLPKEVKSYTLSDNGTLEVFLDEPCLTKYENRVFFDSVVRANLSYGSLIGVVGLSQEELFLWLPVKDIIVDDPKSGLILFDIGLAYKQLSLSLFEEPPNCKPQGILRNQVRKQKGFEALR